CTGGGCGACGGCATCTGCGCCGAGATTTGTCCGGAGGACATTCTCGAAATCGTGGACGAGAAGGCGGCCACCGTCGAAACACGAGCCGATGCCTGCATCCTCTGCGGACAGTGCGTGGCGGTGTGCCCGACCGGATCGATGGCGATGCCGCAGCTGCCGATGGAGGATTTCGCGAGATTGCCCGAACGGCCGTTCGAGTACGAGCAGCTTTTCGATTTCCTTCGATTGCGGCGCAGCGTGCGGGTCTTCAAGGACACACCCGTCGATCGGGAGGTCATTCAGAAAATCCTCGACGCCGCCGCTACCGCGCCGATGGGCATGCCACCGCACTCAACCGAGGTGCTCGTCATCGATCGGCGCGAAGAGCTGGAATTCCTTCTCGAGCAGCTCGTCGAGGAATACACGAAGACCCTGAGGGCATTCTCCAACCCGATCGGCCGGGCGGTCATCCGCCTCGCCGCCGGAGCCGAGGACTACTATTCGCTCAAGCACGAGATCCTCGACATCGCCGCGCACGCCAACAACGTCTATCGCGACCACCGTGGCGACAACTACATGCGCGGCGCACCGGTTTTGATGCTGTTCCACGGCAATCGCAGGGCGATGTCGTACCAGGAGAACGCTCACCTGATCTGCCACTACTCGATGCTGGCAGCACTCTCACTCGGGCTGGGTTCGACGATCATCGGCCTGATTCCGCCGGTCGTCGATCGATCGAAGGTGCTCCGTGAACGCTATGGCATACCCAACGGGAACAAGGTGTGCACCTCACTCGTCCTCGGCTACCCGAAGTACAGGTACCGGCAGAGCATCCGCAGAAACCTCGCCGGGGTGAAGTACCACTGACTCGAGACACAGGGAAAGGCGTGGGATCCATGGACATCCGCGAAAACTGGATCAACCTCCTGCACAGCGCGGCGACAGGTACCAGGGAAACCCGGACTCTTCTCACGCCAGTCGGCATCGCTGTATTCGGCATTTTCACGGCCCTGTTCGTGCTGGCCGCACTGTGGGTCGATGATCTCCTCAACCTGCCGGGTCTGCTTCCCGATAGCGCGAGGTTGCCGGTGGCGATTCCGGTAATGGCGGCGGGGGTCGCGATCACCGGCTGGTCCGGCTATCACTTTCTGAGGGTCAAGGGAACTCCTGTCCCTTTCAACCCTCCCCCTGAGGTGGTCACAACCGGACCGTATCGCTACGCCAGGAATCCGATGTTGACCGGGGTCTTTCTGTTTCTGTTCGGTCTCGGCATCGCCTTCGACTCGTTTTCACTGGTGTTCTTCTTCACGCCGCTGTTCATCCTGGTCAACCTGTGGGAGCTGAAACAGATCGAGGAGCCGGAACTCGTGAAACGACTCGGCAATGACTATGTCGCATATCGACGGCGGACCCCGATGTTCATACCTCGCCCCGGGCGAAGGTCCAGTTGAGTCCGAGCGAGCAGTTGGAGGGATACATGCACCACAGCGTGTTGGGCGGATTGATCATCGACTGCAACACCGACGACCTCGATCGCGAGGCCCGGTTCTGGAGCGAGGCGCTGGGATACGCGATTCGCCCTTCCGAGGATCCTGACGACGCTGAATACGTAATTCTCGAAACGAGGCAGGGAGAACCGTATATCGAGCTTCAGTCGGTCAAGCACCCGAGCCGGGTACATCTCGACATCAAGACCGACGACCTCGAGGCCGAGGTCCGGCGCCTCGAGCAGCTCGGGGCGACCCGAGTGAAGAAGGTCAAGCGCTGGTGGGTCCTCGAGGCCCCCAGCGGTCACCGGTTCTGCGTCATACCCCTGCGTCCGGGGCAAGACGTCGGCCGCCTCAACACGTGGCGCGACGAGTGAAACGGAGGTCTGCAGTGTTCGAAAAGGTCCTGTTGGGAGTGGGTCGACGGATGGTGCCGGTGCCTGAAGCTCTATTCAAGCCGATGGTCGAGCGCGACGCGAAGAAGCTCGCCAAGCGGCGGGACCTCGAGCCTGACGAGCGCCGGGTCCAGCACTTCGCAGTGCGGGAGATCCCGCGCCAGCGCGGGGCGATCGCGCCCGGGGTCTTCGCCAGAAAGCTGGACCTGCCGCTCGACGAGGTGAATCGGATCCTCGGCGAGCTCGAGCGGCGCATGACCTACCTCTGCCGCAGGGGCGGCGAGGCGGTGAACTGGGCCTACCCGGTAACTGCCGACGAAACGCCCCACCGGGTTCGGATTGACGGCGGCGCGGCGTTCTCCGCCGCTTGAGCGGCCGACGCCGTGGCGACGCCCTTCGTGCAGGGGCGACTGTTGGAACGGGACCTTGGCTGCGAGATCGACACCGAGTGTGCGATCAGCGGCCGTGCGATCACCTTCGCGCTCGACAGCGAGCTGCGATACAGCGTGCGCCCGCCCGCCGAGAAACCGGTGTTCTTCGTACCCATGCTCGACCTGCTGAACCTCGACGCACCGTGCATCGTCGATGACTTTTGAATG
The sequence above is drawn from the Acidobacteriota bacterium genome and encodes:
- a CDS encoding nitroreductase family protein, translating into MAEPLHVVDLETCLGDGICAEICPEDILEIVDEKAATVETRADACILCGQCVAVCPTGSMAMPQLPMEDFARLPERPFEYEQLFDFLRLRRSVRVFKDTPVDREVIQKILDAAATAPMGMPPHSTEVLVIDRREELEFLLEQLVEEYTKTLRAFSNPIGRAVIRLAAGAEDYYSLKHEILDIAAHANNVYRDHRGDNYMRGAPVLMLFHGNRRAMSYQENAHLICHYSMLAALSLGLGSTIIGLIPPVVDRSKVLRERYGIPNGNKVCTSLVLGYPKYRYRQSIRRNLAGVKYH
- a CDS encoding isoprenylcysteine carboxylmethyltransferase family protein — encoded protein: MDIRENWINLLHSAATGTRETRTLLTPVGIAVFGIFTALFVLAALWVDDLLNLPGLLPDSARLPVAIPVMAAGVAITGWSGYHFLRVKGTPVPFNPPPEVVTTGPYRYARNPMLTGVFLFLFGLGIAFDSFSLVFFFTPLFILVNLWELKQIEEPELVKRLGNDYVAYRRRTPMFIPRPGRRSS
- a CDS encoding VOC family protein translates to MHHSVLGGLIIDCNTDDLDREARFWSEALGYAIRPSEDPDDAEYVILETRQGEPYIELQSVKHPSRVHLDIKTDDLEAEVRRLEQLGATRVKKVKRWWVLEAPSGHRFCVIPLRPGQDVGRLNTWRDE